A section of the Spirochaetota bacterium genome encodes:
- the lptB gene encoding LPS export ABC transporter ATP-binding protein has translation MSKLRVEKVYKQYNRRFVVNGISIEISRGEIVGFLGPNGSGKTTTFYIIVGIVSPDGGNVFFDDKNITNLPIYKRAQLGIGYLPQEHSVFRSMSVEDNVKCILELKGYIGKELNKRTDEVLDYMGLTKVRKTIASALSGGEKRRLEVARMIALEPSFLLLDEPFTGIDPIAINDIQNIVRMLREDKNIGVLITDHNVRETLKIVDRAYIIHNGEIMIEGDAGTLINDPKAREIYLGQSFDI, from the coding sequence ATGAGCAAATTGAGGGTTGAGAAGGTTTATAAGCAATACAATAGGCGTTTCGTTGTTAATGGTATTTCTATTGAAATAAGTAGGGGTGAGATTGTTGGTTTTCTAGGACCTAATGGTTCAGGCAAGACAACGACATTCTATATAATAGTTGGTATAGTTTCGCCAGATGGTGGTAATGTATTTTTTGATGATAAGAACATAACGAATTTACCTATCTACAAGAGAGCACAACTTGGTATAGGCTACTTACCTCAAGAACATTCTGTTTTTAGGTCTATGTCAGTTGAAGATAATGTCAAGTGTATATTGGAACTCAAAGGCTACATTGGTAAGGAACTAAATAAGAGAACTGATGAAGTTCTAGACTATATGGGTCTTACGAAGGTTAGAAAAACGATAGCATCTGCTTTATCTGGTGGTGAGAAGAGAAGGCTTGAGGTTGCTAGAATGATTGCACTTGAGCCATCGTTTTTGCTGCTTGATGAACCTTTTACAGGAATTGACCCAATAGCTATCAATGATATTCAGAATATTGTCAGGATGTTAAGAGAGGATAAAAACATAGGTGTTTTGATAACGGATCATAATGTAAGGGAAACACTCAAAATTGTTGATAGAGCGTATATAATTCACAACGGTGAGATTATGATAGAAGGAGATGCTGGAACACTTATAAACGATCCGAAAGCGAGAGAGATATACCTTGGACAATCGTTTGATATTTAG
- the infC gene encoding translation initiation factor IF-3, producing the protein MRDIRSIRVNDRIKIPEVRLIDVDGSQIGIVPTSEALRIANEKGLDLVEVSPDAKPPVCRIMDFGKYKYQLEKKEKEAKKKQKEIEVKEFKLGFNISDYDYSYRKEHMIEILKEGNKVKVTIVFKGRQIAFKDKGYELLERIRNDLNDWAVVEKEPKLEGRILFAVFAPKRK; encoded by the coding sequence ATGAGGGATATAAGAAGTATAAGAGTGAATGATAGGATAAAGATTCCTGAGGTTAGGCTCATTGATGTTGATGGTAGTCAGATAGGGATAGTCCCTACGAGTGAGGCTTTGAGGATTGCTAATGAAAAGGGGCTTGATTTAGTTGAGGTTAGCCCTGATGCTAAACCACCAGTTTGTAGAATAATGGATTTCGGTAAATACAAATATCAACTTGAGAAAAAAGAGAAGGAAGCCAAGAAAAAACAAAAGGAGATTGAAGTAAAAGAGTTTAAACTAGGTTTTAATATAAGTGATTATGACTACTCGTATAGAAAAGAGCATATGATAGAAATACTGAAGGAAGGTAATAAGGTCAAGGTAACGATTGTTTTTAAAGGGAGACAAATTGCTTTTAAAGACAAGGGATACGAACTCCTTGAGAGAATAAGAAACGATCTGAATGATTGGGCTGTTGTGGAAAAGGAACCAAAACTTGAGGGTAGAATCTTGTTCGCAGTCTTTGCACCCAAAAGGAAGTAG
- the lspA gene encoding signal peptidase II, whose protein sequence is MKELIARLRLSLKSVLEFAIANRITASIIVVVVVVDQITKYLARTFLEYGKPVNIIGDLLRFTLVYNRGVSFGLFDASEANVIHAILPFVVIVIILFLIYIYVSISKELEISLMPLAKVSFGLIWGGAFGNLIDRIIFSYVTDFVDFGIGNVWRFYIFNVADSCITIGTLIIIFTMIYSDILKNRKVESDGYGGEKDI, encoded by the coding sequence ATGAAAGAACTCATAGCAAGATTAAGATTAAGTCTAAAGAGTGTTCTTGAATTTGCTATCGCAAACAGGATAACAGCATCAATCATTGTTGTTGTAGTTGTTGTAGACCAGATAACGAAATACCTAGCTAGAACCTTTCTGGAGTATGGTAAGCCTGTTAATATTATAGGGGACTTGTTGAGATTTACGCTTGTATATAACAGAGGTGTAAGTTTTGGGTTGTTTGATGCTTCAGAGGCTAATGTGATACATGCTATATTGCCGTTTGTTGTAATCGTCATAATACTCTTTCTAATTTATATTTATGTCTCCATATCAAAGGAGTTAGAAATATCTTTAATGCCACTTGCTAAAGTGAGTTTTGGGCTTATATGGGGTGGTGCTTTTGGGAATTTGATTGATAGAATTATATTTTCTTATGTAACTGACTTTGTGGATTTTGGAATTGGCAATGTTTGGAGGTTTTACATATTCAATGTCGCAGATAGTTGCATAACAATAGGAACTTTAATTATCATATTTACAATGATATACTCAGACATACTTAAGAACAGAAAAGTTGAAAGTGATGGTTATGGTGGTGAGAAAGATATTTGA